The following coding sequences lie in one Rutidosis leptorrhynchoides isolate AG116_Rl617_1_P2 chromosome 6, CSIRO_AGI_Rlap_v1, whole genome shotgun sequence genomic window:
- the LOC139852054 gene encoding auxin response factor 18-like: MKEEVKSVDPCLWHACAGGMTQMPLPNSKVFYFPQGHAEHTLTNVDFSGMPRIPAFIHCRVVDVKFMADIETDEVYAKISLSPLGNDINGYDLYDEINLVETRGFESSGKPSSFAKTLTQSDANNGGGFSVPRYCAETIFPRLDYSVDPPVQIVVAKDIHGEIWKFRHIFRGTPKRHLLTTGWSCFVNQKKLVAGDSVVFMRADNGDLCIGIRRAKRGRICAASYGTYSYGDINGRGKVRPEDVIEAANLVSNGQPFEVTYYPRASTPEFCVKESTLSASFNVQWCAGMRFKMPFETEDSSRISWFMGTVFSVQVVDPFLWPNSPWRLLQVNWDEPDMLQNVKCVSPWLVELVSNMPLVHLSPFSPRRKKLRLPQPPDLPRDDYFLPPFYSGNPLTPSSPYPAGGIQGARHALFEIPSSDLNVTHKLQLGLFPSTISQFVSAKNPDVTSNNDDISCLLTIGTASHNLDKSNDQVKTPVFLLFGQPIYIEQQSSECSFSDQSSQVTRSSDGYQKDGYGLVSSLCEVFIESENVGRTLDLSLIGSYEELLTTLANWFGVERFDEFTSVLYKNSAGDIKRLGDEPFSEFVMKTRRLNIQMGTACHDDDGTKTIKHLDTAGHDLESSKQTGPTGIFA, translated from the exons ATGAAAGAGGAAGTGAAGAGTGTAGACCCCTGTTTATGGCACGCGTGTGCTGGTGGGATGACTCAAATGCCTTTACCAAATTCAAAGGTGTTTTACTTTCCACAGGGCCATGCTGAACATACACTGACGAATGTCGATTTTAGTGGAATGCCAAGGATTCCAGCTTTCATACATTGCAGAGTGGTTGATGTTAAGTTCATGGCGGACATAGAAACCGATGAAGTTTATGCTAAGATTAGTTTAAGTCCTCTTGGAAACGATATAAATGGTTATGATTTATATGATGAAATAAATTTGGTGGAGACTCGTGGTTTTGAGTCATCTGGTAAACCCTCTTCTTTTGCTAAAACATTGACGCAATCTGATGCAAACAACGGTGGAGGTTTTTCGGTCCCCCGGTACTGTGCGGAGACCATTTTTCCTCGCCTGGATTATTCGGTTGATCCCCCTGTTCAAATTGTAGTAGCTAAGGATATTCATGGCGAGATTTGGAAGTTTAGGCATATTTTTAGGGGGACACCAAAGAGACATCTTTTAACAACTGGATGGAGTTGTTTTGTGAACCAAAAAAAGCTGGTTGCTGGAGATTCAGTTGTGTTTATGCGAGCAGATAATGGTGATCTTTGTATTGGAATTAGACGTGCTAAAAGAGGGAGAATCTGTGCTGCTTCTTATGGGACATATTCTTATGGTGATATTAATGGAAGGGGAAAAGTGAGGCCAGAAGATGTTATTGAAGCTGCAAACCTTGTTTCAAATGGTCAACCATTTGAGGTTACTTATTACCCGCGTGCTAGTACACCAGAGTTCTGTGTCAAGGAATCTACTCTGAGTGCTTCATTTAATGTTCAGTGGTGTGCtggaatgaggtttaagatgccaTTCGAAACAGAAGATTCGTCACGTATAAGCTGGTTCATGGGTACTGTATTTTCTGTTCAAGTTGTTGACCCGTTTCTCTGGCCTAATTCTCCGTGGCGTCTCCTACAG GTTAACTGGGATGAACCAGATATGTTGCAAAATGTGAAGTGTGTTAGCCCATGGCTGGTCGAATTGGTTTCTAACATGCCACTGGTTCATCTCTCACCCTTTTCTCCACGCAGAAAGAAGCTAAGATTACCTCAACCTCCAGATTTACCTAGGGACGATTATTTCCTTCCACCGTTCTATTCAGGCAACCCCCTAACCCCCAGCAGTCCTTATCCTGCAGGCGGCATACAGGGAGCCAGGCATGCTCTATTTGAGATCCCGTCATCGGATCTTAATGTTACCCACAAACTGCAGTTGGGCCTTTTCCCTTCAACTATCAGTCAGTTTGTTTCAGCTAAAAATCCTGATGTCACAAGTAATAATGATGACATATCCTGTCTACTCACCATTGGAACTGCTAGCCATAACTTGGACAAAAGCAACGACCAAGTAAAGACACCCGTGTTTCTACTATTTGGTCAGCCAATATACATTGAGCAGCAGAGCTCTGAATGCAGCTTTAGTGATCAAAGTTCACAAGTTACCCGTTCATCAGATGGTTATCAAAAAGATGGTTATGGACTAGTTTCCAGTCTTTGCGAAGTATTCATTGAATCTGAGAATGTGGGTCGAACTCTTGATCTCTCTCTTATCGGGTCTTATGAAGAACTTCTTACAACTCTGGCAAATTGGTTTGGAGTTGAAAGGTTTGATGAATTCACTTCTGTGCTGTACAAGAATTCAGCAGGTGATATCAAACGACTTGGTGATGAACCTTTCAG TGAGTTTGTGATGAAAACTAGAAGATTGAATATTCAGATGGGTACTGCCTGCCACGATGATGATGGAAC AAAAACCATCAAACATCTGGATACTGCAGGACACGATCTTGAATCCTCGAAGCAGACAGGACCTACTGGTATATTTGCTTAA